A region from the Aegilops tauschii subsp. strangulata cultivar AL8/78 chromosome 5, Aet v6.0, whole genome shotgun sequence genome encodes:
- the LOC109743574 gene encoding cyclic nucleotide-gated ion channel 17: MFGSRAQDGVEMQQRRTTNRIFPDERQDQSKMPFQAGRVDRFAANRIDPKTLDKLKLMNEGNVPWHSRILDPRSSVLLTWNRVYLVACLFALFIDPFFYYLPFVRVMDERTRVSCVAEDQRLRNTMTVLRTLADLFYVLNIAIKFHTAYVDPKSRVLGKGELVVDLKKIQRRYARSDLCIDILAAIPLPQVTVWLIMPGIKRSDYNIQNTTYALIILVQYVLRMYLIVPLSNQIIKAAGVVAKSAWGGAAYNLLLYMLASHITGAAYYLLSVERQITCWNQQCLAESSNTSCDLGFISCENTGSSSYPGWQSKTQIFNHCDANADPQQLQFNYGMFSSALTKGAVSTSFQEKYFYCLWWGLLQLSSSGNPLQTSAFIVENIFAIAIGAISLILFAQLIGKMQTYLQSVSKRLEEWRLRQRDMEEWMRHHRLPPDLQERVQRFVQVKWLATRGVEEESILQALPADIRRDVQRHLCLDLVRRVPFFAEMDDQLLDAICERLVSFLCPEGTYISREGDPVSEMLFIIRGKLESSTTNGGRSNFFNSILLRPGEFAGEELLTWALLPKTNIHFPLSTRTVRSLTEVEAFALRAEDLKFVANQFRRLHSKKLQHTFRFYSHHWRTWGACFIQAAWRQHQRRKLSESLSRWESYSWWSEEHPAADKPKQEGTSRTAAEMHKFASASRRFRADDTMIRRLQKPDEPDFSADHFD, from the exons ATGTTTGGGTCCAGGGCCCAGGATGGGGTGGAGATGCAGCAGCGGCGGACGACCAACAG GATCTTTCCCGATGAGAGGCAAGATCAATCCAAGATGCCGTTTCAAGCTGGACGGGTCGACAGGTTCGCTGCCAACAGGATAGACCCAAAGACCCTCGACAAGCTCAAATTGATGAACGAGGGCAACGTGCCGTGGCACAGCCGCATCCTGGACCCCAGAAGCAGCGTGCTGCTGACATGGAACAGGGTGTACCTGGTGGCCTGTCTCTTCGCGCTCTTCATCGACCCTTTCTTCTACTACCTGCCATTTGTCAGAGTCATGGACGAAAGAACTCGTGTTTCGTGTGTTGCCGAGGACCAACGATTGAGAAATACTATGACCGTTCTGCGGACACTCGCTGACTTGTTTTATGTGCTCAACATTGCGATCAAGTTCCATACCGCATATGTAGACCCAAAGTCCAGAGTCCTTGGGAAGGGAGAGCTTGTTGTGGATCTAAAGAAGATTCAAAGAAGATATGCCAGATCAGATCTCTGTATAGACATACTTGCAGCCATACCCCTTCCACAG GTTACTGTTTGGTTAATCATGCCTGGGATAAAACGCTCAGATTATAACATCCAAAACACTACGTATGCTCTTATTATTTTGGTTCAGTATGTCTTAAGGATGTATCTCATTGTACCTTTAAGCAATCAAATCATCAAAGCTGCTGGAGTAGTTGCAAAGTCAGCCTGGGGAGGAGCAGCATACAATCTTCTGCTCTACATGCTTGCAAGCCAT ATTACTGGGGCAGCATACTATCTTCTCTCCGTTGAACGGCAGATTACATGTTGGAATCAGCAGTGCCTTGCTGAGTCGAGCAATACATCTTGTGACCTTGGGTTTATAAGTTGCGAGAATACTGGTTCTAGCAGTTATCCTGGTTGGCAAAGTAAAACACAAATATTTAACCACTGTGATGCCAATGCTGATCCTCAACAATTGCAGTTTAATTACGGAATGTTCTCGAGTGCATTGACCAAGGGTGCCGTCTCAACTTCATTCCAGGAGAAGTACTTCTATTGCCTGTGGTGGGGCTTGTTGCAACTTAG TTCAAGCGGGAATCCTCTTCAAACAAGTGCATTTATCGTAGAGAACATATTTGCTATTGCAATCGGCGCTATAAGTCTCATACTCTTTGCTCAGCTGATTGGCAAAATGCAG ACATACTTGCAATCTGTTAGCAAAAGGCTCGAAGAGTGGAGGTTGAGGCAACGGGACATGGAGGAGTGGATGAGACATCACCGGCTCCCACCCGACCTTCAGGAACGTGTCCAGCGGTTTGTTCAAGTTAAATGGCTTGCAACGCGTGGAGTAGAAGAAGAATCCATCTTGCAAGCTTTGCCTGCTGACATACGTCGGGATGTACAGCGCCATCTTTGTTTGGATCTTGTTCGACGT GTCCCTTTCTTTGCCGAGATGGACGATCAGCTCCTGGACGCCATCTGCGAGCGGCTGGTGTCGTTCCTGTGCCCGGAGGGCACGTACATTTCTCGCGAGGGCGATCCTGTGAGCGAGATGCTTTTCATTATCCGCGGCAAGCTGGAGAGCTCCACGACCAACGGAGGCCGGAGCAACTTCTTCAACTCCATCCTCCTACGCCCTGGTGAATTCGCCGGCGAGGAGCTGCTCACCTGGGCCCTGCTGCCAAAGACCAACATCCACTTCCCGCTCTCCACGAGGACCGTCCGGAGCCTGACGGAGGTGGAGGCCTTCGCGCTGCGGGCCGAGGACCTCAAGTTCGTGGCGAACCAGTTCCGGAGGCTCCACAGCAAGAAGCTCCAGCACACGTTCCGGTTCTACTCCCACCACTGGAGGACGTGGGGCGCCTGCTTCATCCAGGCGGCGTGGCGGCAGCACCAGCGGAGGAAGCTGTCGGAGAGCCTGAGCCGGTGGGAGTCCTACTCGTGGTGGTCGGAGGAGCACCCGGCCGCCGATAAGCCTAAGCAGGAGGGCACCTCGAGGACCGCCGCCGAGATGCACAAGTTCGCCTCCGCGTCCAGGAGGTTCCGCGCCGACGACACCATGATCCGCAGGCTGCAGAAGCCCGACGAGCCCGATTTCTCCGCCGACCATTTCGACTGA
- the LOC109743577 gene encoding BTB/POZ domain-containing protein At3g05675, whose product MTAAARPKIGDRATSDVVVRLRTPDSGRDEWLYCHSGVLAAGSAYFADRLSDAWPTCQILDSRYCVEVHCRDADLSSHVTALRLLYAADPVSRFGVRGALALLDAAAHLACARTAAACADYLESAPWDEADEEEILAAAPRLGAHRARVLARLRPADPGPATAIFLSAFRHATAASRELKSAAQEQLEYMLTEDDDAPLLTFGAGSDAVKSQVKGCVTGLLNRFSDFTGSALTKQTEAPCSGELQQDLHSFVSDIAWVCQVLGKLEMMKFLAAYWVEASSAVVAAVEAAAAAECHPGPECLKTRLKVVEISAKVLEAVAFGNVVLPAEKRRHAVSVWIGFAGATRHLVDEADRGNDDGDGNNGDGDTEAEAASASAAAAAKVGLDGEVWQGLESAITSIVTTLPSNAQAEVLSEWLQSKHAAFPDLSEAFDAWCYRSKVARRRLSFLTSANPAS is encoded by the coding sequence atgacggcggcggcgcggcccaAGATCGGCGACAGGGCGACGAGCGACGTGGTGGTGCGGCTGCGGACGCCGGACTCGGGCCGGGACGAGTGGCTCTACTGCCACtccggcgtgctcgccgccgggAGCGCCTACTTCGCCGACCGCCTCTCCGACGCCTGGCCGACGTGCCAGATCCTCGACTCGCGCTACTGCGTCGAGGTCCACTGCCGCGACGCCGACCTCAGCTCCCACGTCACCGCGCTCCGCCTCCTCTACGCCGCCGACCCCGTCTCCCGCTTCGGCGTCCGCGGCGCGCTCGCCCTGCTCGACGCCGCCGCGCACCTCGCCTgcgcccgcaccgccgccgcctgcgccgactACCTCGAGTCCGCCCCCTGGGACGAGGCCGACGAGGAGGAgatcctcgccgccgccccgcgcctcggCGCCCACCGCGCCCGCGTCCTCGCGCGCCTCCGCCCCGCCGATCCGGGCCCCGCCACCGCCATCTTCCTCTCCGCGTTCCGCCACGCGACGGCCGCCTCGCGGGAGCTCAAGTCCGCCGCCCAGGAGCAGCTGGAGTACATGCTCACCGAGGACGACGACGCGCCGCTGCTCACCTTCGGCGCCGGCAGCGACGCCGTCAAGTCTCAGGTGAAGGGATGCGTCACGGGCCTACTGAACAGGTTCAGCGATTTCACGGGCTCCGCACTGACGAAACAGACGGAGGCCCCTTGCTCCGGCGAGCTTCAGCAGGATCTGCACTCCTTCGTCTCCGACATCGCCTGGGTCTGCCAGGTCCTGGGCAAGCTGGAGATGATGAAATTCCTCGCAGCCTACTGGGTGGAAGCGTCGTCCGCCGTCGTCGCAGccgtggaggcggcggcggcggcggagtgccaCCCGGGGCCTGAATGTCTGAAGACCAGGCTGAAGGTCGTGGAGATATCCGCAAAGGTGCTGGAGGCCGTCGCGTTCGGCAACGTCGTCCTCCCAGCGGAGAAGCGGCGCCACGCCGTGAGCGTCTGGATCGGCTTCGCCGGGGCAACGAGGCATCTGGTGGACGAAGCTGACCGCGGCAACGACGACGGTGACGGTAATAACGGTGATGGAGACACTGAAGCCGAAGCTGCATcagcatcagcagcagcagcagcaaaggTCGGCCTGGACGGCGAGGTGTGGCAGGGGCTGGAGTCGGCGATCACCTCGATCGTGACGACGCTGCCGTCGAACGCCCAGGCCGAGGTGCTGTCGGAGTGGCTTCAGTCGAAGCACGCCGCGTTCCCGGACCTGTCGGAGGCGTTCGACGCCTGGTGCTACAGGTCCAAGGTCGCGCGGAGGAGGCTGTCTTTCCTGACCAGCGCCAATCCGGCGTCCTGA